From Cardiocondyla obscurior isolate alpha-2009 linkage group LG09, Cobs3.1, whole genome shotgun sequence, one genomic window encodes:
- the LOC139105640 gene encoding uncharacterized protein — protein MAERSRVSYLALLYLACFATQAVRSNPVNIPLNRVPSRLLEKAWKALNEHSPTHHLYAHGNLINAQELEEPPYKVYKFTYDLSPICGTESCPREACTIDLKQDEHGDIETLNDSIQCMYFYPADAQNDMSQEQQSYQEQEDSQVTQENLAEQVNNNRSVELDHEIQETGDENVRPFIAMRASDNNYCPGCPYELNPNLPGLLTFADQALRSMDEQTTSDYKHKLMSIVRVTRSVPVSSNVIEYQLLLLIGESECLKNALEEEQECPLQTTIPTRLCLVTFEQRPWQQSSLKITKNNCTDPENVSSITNQPQRSNLESESLVTVKYDERKSSGTEMTDVYESLKEMLDNYTYAPSTPSKEPEEADVTEPATVKVMLNKSKDNEKILGFTDKAKEFREFLEDFNLPVKVEDVTTDTAGNMKEVKEEKFLRKKVEDIKLEKPNNKADVNSRKKRSQRLVGAPMATSVDDSDVQLYAKKALNKISAESDGPNEPIIVEIIEATVQTVSGRLYKIKVKLGTSDCLKGNTENCQLQAGSEVKECLVTVWSQPWIDRDSPKITVQCPPPEQSRKKRSLRGTNYNKNMLKIAEEIKSERLFNSFVETYNRTYPTQEERNLRLKIFRENLGIIDLLQRNEQATGRYGVNMFADLSPEEFRTRYLGLRPDLQSENEIPLRKAEIPNVDLPPSFDWRKKGVVTPVKNQGSCGSCWAFSVTGNVEGQYAIKHGQLLSLSEQELLDCDDLDDGCNGGLPDNAYRAIEKLGGLELESDYPYEAEDEKCHFKKNLAKVQLNSAVNITSNETQIAQWLVQNGPIAIGINANAMQFYLGGVSHPFKFLCNPKNLDHGVLIVGYGTSRYPLFNRKLPYWIIKNSWGKSWGEQGYYRVYRGDGTCGLNQMASSAMVV, from the exons ATGGCAGAACGAAGTCGCGTGAGCTACCTCGCGCTCCTCTACCTGGCTTGTTTTGCTACGCAAGCGGTGCGCTCGAACCCCGTGAACATCCCTCTGAACCGAGTGCCCTCGCGGCTGCTGGAAAAGGCGTGGAAGGCCCTGAACGAGCACTCGCCGACGCATCACCTGTACGCGCACGGCAATCTCATAAACGCGCAGGAGCTG gaGGAACCACCGTACAAAGTATACAAATTCACATATGATTTAAGTCCAATATGTGGAACGGAGTCTTGTCCCAGAGAGGCTTGTACTATTGACTTAAAACAAGATGAGCACGGCGATATAGAGACGCTCAACGATTCTATTCAATGCATGTATTTCTATCCAGCCGATGCTCAAAATGATATGTCGCAAGAGCAGCAGAGTTATCAGGAGCAAGAAGATTCTCAAGTCACTCAGGAGAATTTGGCCGAACAGGTGAACAACAATCGAAGTGTAGAATTGGATCACGAGATTCAGGAGACCGGTGACGAGAACGTCAGGCCGTTTATCGCCATGCGCGCCTCCGACAATAATTATTGTCCAGGTTGCCCGTACGAGCTAAATCCGAATTTGCCGGGCCTTCTTACTTTCGCCGACCAAGCATTGAGATCAATGGATGAGCAGACCACAAGCGATTACAAGCACAAGTTAATGAGCATTGTGAGAGTCACTCGTTCGGTACCAGTCTCATCTAACGTAATAGAGTATCAGTTATTACTGTTAATAGGCGAGTCcgaatgtttaaaaaatgctttGGAGGAAGAACAGGAATGTCCATTGCAAACGACTATTCCGACCAGATTGTGCTTGGTCACGTTTGAACAACGACCGTGGCAACAGTCTTCTCTCAAGATTACTAAAAACAATTGTACAGATCCTGAAAATGTATCCAGCATCACCAATCAGCCGCAGAGATCAAATTTGGAGAGTGAATCTTTGGTGACGGTTAAATATGATGAAAGAAAATCATCTGGCACCGAAATGACCGACGTCTACGAAAGCTTGAAAGAAATGTTAGATAATTACACCTATGCACCTTCGACACCGTCAAAGGAGCCTGAGGAAGCTGATGTGACAGAACCCGCTACCGTAAAAGTAATGTTGAATAAAAGTAAGGACAATGAAAAGATTCTTGGTTTCACGGACAAAGCAAAAGAATTCAGAGAATTTTTGGAGGATTTTAATTTGCCTGTTAAAGTGGAAGATGTTACAACTGATACAGCTGGAAATATGAAAGAAGTCAAGGAAGAGAAATTTCTCCGAAAAAAAGTGGAGGACATTAAGCTCGAGAAGCCGAATAATAAAGCGGATGTGAATAGCAGAAAAAAACGATCCCAACGATTGGTTGGTGCACCTATGGCAACATCAGTAGACGATTCTGATGTTCAATTGTATGCTAAAAAAGCATTGAATAAAATCTCGGCGGAATCGGACGGTCCAAATGAGCCGATTATAGTAGAAATCATCGAAGCAACTGTTCAAACGGTCTCCGGTCGCCTTTACAAGATCAAAGTTAAATTAGGTACTAGTGATTGCTTAAAAGGTAACACAGAAAATTGCCAATTGCAAGCAGGAAGCGAGGTGAAAGAATGTCTGGTAACAGTGTGGTCGCAACCGTGGATAGATCGGGATTCGCCTAAAATAACAGTGCAATGTCCTCCACCAGAGCAATCGAGAAAAAAACGATCTTTACGCGGCACTAATTACAATAAGAATATGCTGAAAATCGCAGAGGAAATAAAATCCGAGCGATTATTTAACAGTTTCGTAGAAACATATAATCGAACGTATCCCACACAGGAGGAAAGAAATCTACGACTTAAGATATTCCGCGAGAATCTCGGTATTATAGATCTACTACAGAGAAACGAGCAAGCAACTGGTCGCTACGGTGTAAATATGTTTGCTGATTTGTCGCCCGAAGAGTTCCGAACGCGTTATCTCGGTCTGCGACCGGACTTACAATCGGAGAATGAGATTCCTTTGCGTAAAGCTGAAATTCCGAATGTCGATTTACCACCCAGCTTCGATTGGCGAAAGAAGGGTGTTGTAACTCCGGTAAAGAATCAAGGTAGTTGTGGTTCATGCTGGGCTTTCTCAGTGACTGGAAACGTTGAAGGCCAATATGCGATCAAACATGGTCAACTGCTGTCTTTATCCGAGCAAGAATTATTAGATTGCGACGATCTTGATGATGGCTGTAATGGTGGCTTACCAGATAACGCGTACAGGGCTATCGAAAAGTTGGGAGGCCTCGAATTGGAATCGGACTATCCGTATGAAGCAGAGGATGAGAAATGccatttcaaaaaaaatttagccaAAGTACAGTTGAACTCTGCTGTTAATATTACGTCAAATGAAACTCAAATAGCACAATGGCTAGTGCAAAATGGTCCAATCGCCATCGGCATTAACGCTAACGCTATGCAGTTCTATCTTGGCGGTGTCTCGCATCCTTTCAAATTCCTGTGCAATCCTAAGAATTTGGATCACGGTGTGCTGATCGTCGGCTATGGCACAAGCC gcTATCCGCTTTTCAACAGAAAGTTACCATATTGGATCATTAAGAACAGCTGGGGAAAATCTTGGGGTGAACAAGGATACTACAGAGTTTACCGCGGTGATGGCACTTGCGGACTGAATCAAATGGCTTCGAGTGCCATGGTTGTTTAA
- the Prp39 gene encoding pre-mRNA-processing factor 39 yields MSSASGDEAEIALAEPVRRTRSGRARKTAVVAKKSPVKKLLARATRYPRKVHEVEEVEEVVEEETTSTLEDTMMENMPENGVQRLSDVIVDQNREDDTTMLQLQLEDSEDGNIHEISMTQAEEMEQVVEDMRHSAMRSEGMIIEDSSMDKVEMLAEHGDIEMEEQDVSNDDSNQQRVLIDFQQVINEEDGSTMTQEILEGEDSENISMHTGRIQVMEIDDSQQEMSEEIADTMTGKVEEPDMEILQSDSLPRIEITAAENENAHEYINEDDAKKTEPDTEAVSEDELPTEAAAKEPETEAVSDEELPVAAPADLGETESVSEDELPPDSDKKKKSGAKSLNKTPEKKTKVEGGTKRKLNAEGEYDPSSPTSENNDETPAKKVALSSDTETGDKQEIKPASPKKKTLPELEKYWKAVNEDPSDFTGWTYLLQYVDQENDAEAAREAYTKFLERYPYCYGYWRKFADYEKKKGNPDNVQTVFDQGLKAISLSVDLWLHYINHCKTVYEKDEEKLREQYERAIQACGLEFRSDRLWESYIKWETEGKRLSRVTALYDRLLSTPTLGYTSHFEAFQEFVSSNLPNRILSVDDFLTLRAEVKALLKSDDATATSAADDAPPGEEPPPHELPPTDEETRAIREKIISSRRKMHKANVNAVAARWSYEEGIKRPYFHVKPLERCQLKNWKEYLDFEIEQKDQNRIVILFERCLIACALYDEFWMRFVRYLESLKGDSTEKIRDVYSRACMVHHPKKPNLHLQWAIFEEGQGNFEKAASILENIDNVLPNMLQVAYRRINLERRRGDLEKACILYENYISNSKNRTIANNIAVKYARFLCKVKDEVDKAIKVLMKATDKDKDNPRLYLQLIDLAMQRTPVDTQEIVGYMDMFIEREHADLEQRVLFAQRKVEFLEDFSPDIRQVLKAHEQFQKCIKQAKERKKTKGDDNKTDSSPPKKKADQSNVPPSPSVGSQSSYQYSSGPSGPYQSTQQFQGGQYGGQGGYQQGYQQYPPPSDPNYANYQNWQYGQGGPQAYGPYNQWGSYNYY; encoded by the exons ATGTCTTCAGCGAGCGGTGACGAGGCCGAGATCGCACTGGCAGAGCCAG TGAGACGCACGAGATCAGGTCGGGCACGAAAAACGGCGGTTGTGGCTAAAAAATCGCCTGTAAAGAAGCTTCTTGCTCGAGCGACACGCTATCCAAGGAAGGTCCATGAAGTTGAGGAGGTTGAAGAGGTTGTG GAAGAAGAAACTACATCTACGTTGGAAGATACTATGATGGAAAATATGCCTGAGAATGGAGTTCAACGTTTATCAGATGTTATTGTCGACCAAAATAGAGAGGATGATACTACCATGTTGCAATTGCAATTAGAAGATTCTGAAGATGGTAACATACATGAAATAAGTATGACTCAAGCAGAAGAAATGGAGCAAGTTGTAGAAGATATG CGGCATTCTGCTATGAGATCAGAAGGCATGATTATAGAGGACAGTAGTATGGACAAGGTAGAGATGCTGGCTGAACATGGAGACATTGAAATGGAGGAACAAGATGTCAGCAATGACGATTCGAATCAACAACGCGTATTGATAGATTTTCAACAAGTTATTAATGAAGAAGATGGTAGTACAATGACACAAGAGATATTAGAAGGAGAAGATTCAGAGAATATATCTATGCATACCGGCAGAATCCAAGTTATGGAAATTGATGATTCACAGCAAGAAATGTCGGAAGAAATTGCAGATACAATGACAGGCAAAGTAGAAGAACCTGACATGGAAATTTTGCAGAGTGATTCTTTACCGCGTATAGAAATAACTGCGGCTGAAAATGAAAATGCACATGAATACATAAACGAAGATGACGCGAAGAAAACCGAACCTGATACAGAAGCTGTGTCAGAAGATGAATTACCGACCGAAGCTGCTGCCAAG gAACCAGAGACTGAAGCAGTTTCTGACGAAGAATTGCCAGTTGCTGCTCCAGCAGATCTAGGTGAAACTGAATCTGTATCTGAAGATGAACTACCACCGGATAgtgacaaaaagaaaaagagtggAGCGAAATCACTGAATAAAACACcagaaaagaaaaccaaaGTAGAAGGCGGAA ctaaACGTAAATTAAACGCGGAAGGAGAATATGATCCTAGTTCTCCGACATCTGAGAACAATGACGAGACACCAGCTAAAAAGGTCGCTTTATCAAGTGATACAGAAACAGGAGATAAGCAAGAGATTAAGCCCGCATCaccgaaaaagaaaaccttGCCTGAACTAGAGAAATATTGGAAAGCTGTTAATGAAGATCCATCCGACTTTACGGGATGGACGTATCTCTTACAATACGTGGATCAAGAA aatgaTGCGGAGGCTGCACGTGAAGCTTACACCAAATTCTTGGAGCGTTATCCATATTGCTACGGTTACTGGAGAAAGTTCGCAGATTACGAGAAGAAGAAGGGCAACCCCGATAATGTCCAAACG GTATTCGACCAAGGTCTCAAAGCTATTTCGCTAAGCGTCGATCTCTGGCTCCATTACATCAACCACTGTAAAACCGTCTATGAAAAAGATGAAGAGAAGCTCCGGGAGCAGTACGAGCGAGCCATACAAGCTTGTGGACTTGAATTCag ATCGGATCGTCTTTGGGAAAGCTACATAAAGTGGGAGACAGAAGGAAAACGTTTGAGCAGAGTAACAGCATTGTACGATCGTTTACTATCGACACCTACTCTTGGTTACACCTCTCACTTCGAAGCCTTCCAAGAATTCGTATCATCCAATTTACCAAATCGTATCCTAAGTGTGGACGATTTCCTTACGTTACGCGCCGAAGTAAAGGCCCTTCTCAAATCAGATGACGCCACAGCGACGTCCGCCGCTGATGATGCACCACCCGGAGAGGAGCCGCCACCCCATGAGTTACCACCTACCGATGAGGAAACTCGTGCCATCCGTGAGAAGATCATTAGCAGCAGACGCAAAATGCACAAAGCGAATGTCAATGCGGTGGCAGCGAGATGGTCATACGAGGAAGGA ATAAAGAGACCATATTTCCATGTAAAACCATTGGAACGATGTCAGTTGAAAAACTGGAAGGAGTACTTGGATTTCGAGATTGAACAAAAGGATCAGAATCGAATAGTCATCTTATTCGAGAGGTGTCTTATAGCGTGTGCACTTTATGACGAATTTTGGATGCGa TTTGTGCGCTATTTGGAATCGCTTAAAGGAGATAGCACAGAAAAAATTCGAGATGTATATTCGAGAGCTTGTATGGTACATCATCcaaaaaaaccaaatttgCATTTGCAATGGGCTATTTTTGAAGAAGGCCAGGGTAACTTTGAGAAGGCTGCCAGCATATTAGAGAATATTGATAACGTATTACCAAATATGCTACAAGTAGCATATCGACGAATAAATTTAGAACGTCGTCGTGGAGACTTGGAAAAAGCGTGCATTTtgtatgaaaattatattagcaATAGCAAAAACCGAAcaattgctaataatattgcTGTAAAATACGCACGATTCCTGTGTAAAGTCAAGGATGAAGTTGATAAGGCGATCAAAGTATTGATGAAG gccactgataaagataaagataatCCTAGATTATATCTACAATTAATAGATTTGGCTATGCAACGAACACCAGTTGATACTCAAGAAATAGTAGGTTACATGGATATGTTTATAGAAAGAGAACATGCAGATCTTGAGCAGAGAGTACTTTTTGCGCAACGTAAAGTAGAATTTTTGGAAGACTTCAGCCCAGACATTCGACAAGTATTAAAGGCTCACGAACAATTCCAGAAATGCATTAAGcaagcgaaagagagaaagaaaactaAGGGTGATGATAACAAAAC CGATTCTTCACCTCCAAAGAAAAAAGCCGATCAATCAAATGTGCCACCTTCGCCGTCCGTAGGATCACAATCTTCATACCAGTACAGCAGCGGTCCGAGCGGGCCTTACCAATCCACACAACAATTTCAAGGCGGACAGTATGGTGGCCAAGGTGGTTATCAACAAGGTTACCAACAATATCCACCTCCATCAGATCCTAATTATGCTAACTACCAAAACTGGCAGTACGGTCAAGGCGGCCCTCAAGCATATGGACCTTATAATCAGTGGGGatcttacaattattattaa
- the Cog4 gene encoding conserved oligomeric Golgi complex subunit 4 isoform X2: MDLLVNEENLEQILGKLSKDEVSIKKNLDAILARRCHLEAKLQNIGKVLPNVIVIKTEGEKFCDMIGRTNELAENVSAKVRQLDLARSRVCECQSRINDILDLQLCSEGVATALRNEDYEQGAAHVHRYLAMDQQLLERTAEDVSDHISISSSLITLQQAAMELRAVVAHKFDEAVKSEDLASVERFFKIFPLLGMHSEGLKKFCNYLCAKLHETAQKNLQTALEIKNNDKRASVIFADTMNLLVEGIARIVETHQPIIETYYGPGRLLMTISILQKECDRQFKKIVTVFMKQRCISKNVQIVNDYLRKPNSEKLDPKELDLLLEEITMIHAFAQLYIRFIKRRIKNDIEISTTDEAQRSELLDGFETTINNSEMSHGMQELLGAYLALERYFLEESVNKALGMDALEPDQQTSSMIDDVFFIVRKCIRRAMKSWSADGVCAVINMACGILEGDFANRLRNRLRQGYPAGYLDLAQAYSALQTSIQHGRLQTSDTECARLMFLTYLNNTDVSTEYVETLCKSLGPEIEATFPITQKDKDKIDSCISSLKGVILILRGIIDYGLEQLRVSAVKPRVTPWLDAFLSIDHHINEDELLRYETDEPFVQTLIMNLEGLLRGFKDSLTTSNYDALVGLLAAEVTARLEKVVLKSTFNRAGGLILDKEIRSLASYLAAATSWSVRDKFARLTQIATILSIEKVEELADYCGADAIAWRLTPSEVRRIASLRIDFRPEDIKRLKL; this comes from the exons atggaTCTACTGGTAAACGAGGAAAATTTGGAACAAATACTGGGAAAATTGTCTAAAGACGAG gtttctataaaaaaaaatctggacGCAATCCTTGCGCGACGATGTCACTTGGAGGCGAAGCTGCAAAATATTGGCAAGGTACTACCGAACGTTATAGTGATAAAAACAGAAGGAGAAAAATTCTGTGATATGATTGGTCGTACAAATGAGTTAGCTGAAAATGTTAGCGCTAAAGTGAGGCAATTAGATTTAGCGAGA agcAGAGTATGCGAATGTCAAAGTAGAATAAATGATATATTAGATTTGCAATTGTGCAGTGAAGGTGTTGCCACTGCATTACGCAATGAGGATTACGAGCAGGGTGCCGCACACGTTCATCGTTATTTAGCAATGGACCAACAATTGTTAGAGAGAACAGCTGAGGATGTATCAGATCATATTAGTATCAGCAGTTCCCTGATCACTTTGCAACAAGCTGCAATGGAACTGAGAGCTGTTGTTGCACATAAATTTGATGAAGCTGTAAAATCTGAAGATTTAGCATCTGTTGAAAGATTTTTCAAGATATTTCCATTATTAGGGATGCATTCTgagggattaaaaaaattttgcaattatttatgtGCCAaa ctaCACGAGACTGCacagaaaaatttacaaacagcattagaaattaaaaataacgacaAAAGAGCATCTGTTATTTTTGCTGATACCATGAATCTCTTAGTAGAAGGAATTGCACGTATTGTGGAAACACATCAACCAATTATAGAAACTTATTATGGACCCGGTCGactattaatgacaatttcaattttgcaaaaggAATGCGACAG gcagtttaagaaaattgttaCAGTATTTATGAAACAAAGATGTATATCcaaaaatgtacaaatagTAAATGACTACTTACGAAAACCAAATTCCGAAAAACTCGATCCTAAGGAGCTTGATCTTCTCTTAGAAGAAATAACTATGATACATGCTTTCGCACAActttatatacgttttataaaGAGAAGGATTAAG AACGATATAGAAATCAGTACCACAGACGAAGCGCAACGTTCAGAGCTGCTTGATGGATTTGAAacaacaataaataattctgaaatGTCACACGGTATGCAAGAGCTGCTCGGTGCCTATCTTGCATTGGAGCGATATTTTCTTGAAGAAAGCGTCAATAAGGCTTTAGGAATGGATGCGTTAGAACCGGATCAGCAAACTTCCAGCATGATTGacgatgtattttttatagtacgaaaatgcatacg TCGGGCTATGAAGAGTTGGAGTGCAGACGGTGTATGTGCTGTTATTAACATGGCTTGCGGCATTTTGGAAGGCGATTTTGCAAATAGATTAAGGAACAGATTACGTCAGGGTTATCCAGCAGGTTACTTGGATCTAGCGCAAGCATATAGCGCTCTTCAGACGAGCATACAGCATGGTCGTCTGCAAACATCGGACACAGAATGCGCCCGTCTTATGTTCttg ACATACTTAAACAATACCGATGTGAGCACAGAGTATGTGGAAACGCTGTGTAAAAGCCTCGGTCCTGAAATAGAAGCGACATTTCCTATCACacaaaaagataaagataaaattgataGCTGCATATCTAGTCTAAAGGGAGTTATACTGATATTACGTGGCATCATCGATTACGGTCTGGAACAATTACGCGTCAGCGCTGTAAAGCCTAGAGTCACTCCGTGGCTCGATGCGTTTTTATCTATAGATCATCATATCAATGAG GATGAATTATTAAGATATGAAACAGACGAGCCATTTGTGCAGACGTTAATAATGAATCTGGAAGGTTTGCTTCGAGGATTCAAAGATAGTTTAACAACTTCCAATTACGACGCGCTTGTTGGACTTTTAGCTGCGGAAGTTACAGCTCGTTTAGAAAAAGTGGTTTTGAAGTCGACTTTCAATCGG GCAGGAGGTTTGATATTGGACAAGGAAATAAGATCGTTAGCCAGTTATTTAGCTGCTGCTACATCTTGGTCGGTGAGAGATAAATTTGCTCGCTTAACGCAAATTGCTACCATCCTTAGCAtagaaaaagtagaagaatTGGCGGATTACTGCGGTGCAGATGCGATAGCGTGGCGGTTAACGCCGTCAGAAGTGCGGCGTATCGCTTCTTTACGAATAGATTTTCGACCTGAAGACATCAAAAGATTAAAACTGTGA
- the Cog4 gene encoding conserved oligomeric Golgi complex subunit 4 isoform X1 translates to MDLLVNEENLEQILGKLSKDEVSIKKNLDAILARRCHLEAKLQNIGKVLPNVIVIKTEGEKFCDMIGRTNELAENVSAKVRQLDLARSRVCECQSRINDILDLQLCSEGVATALRNEDYEQGAAHVHRYLAMDQQLLERTAEDVSDHISISSSLITLQQAAMELRAVVAHKFDEAVKSEDLASVERFFKIFPLLGMHSEGLKKFCNYLCAKLHETAQKNLQTALEIKNNDKRASVIFADTMNLLVEGIARIVETHQPIIETYYGPGRLLMTISILQKECDRRFKKIVTVFMKQRCISKNVQIVNDYLRKPNSEKLDPKELDLLLEEITMIHAFAQLYIRFIKRRIKNDIEISTTDEAQRSELLDGFETTINNSEMSHGMQELLGAYLALERYFLEESVNKALGMDALEPDQQTSSMIDDVFFIVRKCIRRAMKSWSADGVCAVINMACGILEGDFANRLRNRLRQGYPAGYLDLAQAYSALQTSIQHGRLQTSDTECARLMFLTYLNNTDVSTEYVETLCKSLGPEIEATFPITQKDKDKIDSCISSLKGVILILRGIIDYGLEQLRVSAVKPRVTPWLDAFLSIDHHINEDELLRYETDEPFVQTLIMNLEGLLRGFKDSLTTSNYDALVGLLAAEVTARLEKVVLKSTFNRAGGLILDKEIRSLASYLAAATSWSVRDKFARLTQIATILSIEKVEELADYCGADAIAWRLTPSEVRRIASLRIDFRPEDIKRLKL, encoded by the exons atggaTCTACTGGTAAACGAGGAAAATTTGGAACAAATACTGGGAAAATTGTCTAAAGACGAG gtttctataaaaaaaaatctggacGCAATCCTTGCGCGACGATGTCACTTGGAGGCGAAGCTGCAAAATATTGGCAAGGTACTACCGAACGTTATAGTGATAAAAACAGAAGGAGAAAAATTCTGTGATATGATTGGTCGTACAAATGAGTTAGCTGAAAATGTTAGCGCTAAAGTGAGGCAATTAGATTTAGCGAGA agcAGAGTATGCGAATGTCAAAGTAGAATAAATGATATATTAGATTTGCAATTGTGCAGTGAAGGTGTTGCCACTGCATTACGCAATGAGGATTACGAGCAGGGTGCCGCACACGTTCATCGTTATTTAGCAATGGACCAACAATTGTTAGAGAGAACAGCTGAGGATGTATCAGATCATATTAGTATCAGCAGTTCCCTGATCACTTTGCAACAAGCTGCAATGGAACTGAGAGCTGTTGTTGCACATAAATTTGATGAAGCTGTAAAATCTGAAGATTTAGCATCTGTTGAAAGATTTTTCAAGATATTTCCATTATTAGGGATGCATTCTgagggattaaaaaaattttgcaattatttatgtGCCAaa ctaCACGAGACTGCacagaaaaatttacaaacagcattagaaattaaaaataacgacaAAAGAGCATCTGTTATTTTTGCTGATACCATGAATCTCTTAGTAGAAGGAATTGCACGTATTGTGGAAACACATCAACCAATTATAGAAACTTATTATGGACCCGGTCGactattaatgacaatttcaattttgcaaaaggAATGCGACAGGCGA tttaagaaaattgttaCAGTATTTATGAAACAAAGATGTATATCcaaaaatgtacaaatagTAAATGACTACTTACGAAAACCAAATTCCGAAAAACTCGATCCTAAGGAGCTTGATCTTCTCTTAGAAGAAATAACTATGATACATGCTTTCGCACAActttatatacgttttataaaGAGAAGGATTAAG AACGATATAGAAATCAGTACCACAGACGAAGCGCAACGTTCAGAGCTGCTTGATGGATTTGAAacaacaataaataattctgaaatGTCACACGGTATGCAAGAGCTGCTCGGTGCCTATCTTGCATTGGAGCGATATTTTCTTGAAGAAAGCGTCAATAAGGCTTTAGGAATGGATGCGTTAGAACCGGATCAGCAAACTTCCAGCATGATTGacgatgtattttttatagtacgaaaatgcatacg TCGGGCTATGAAGAGTTGGAGTGCAGACGGTGTATGTGCTGTTATTAACATGGCTTGCGGCATTTTGGAAGGCGATTTTGCAAATAGATTAAGGAACAGATTACGTCAGGGTTATCCAGCAGGTTACTTGGATCTAGCGCAAGCATATAGCGCTCTTCAGACGAGCATACAGCATGGTCGTCTGCAAACATCGGACACAGAATGCGCCCGTCTTATGTTCttg ACATACTTAAACAATACCGATGTGAGCACAGAGTATGTGGAAACGCTGTGTAAAAGCCTCGGTCCTGAAATAGAAGCGACATTTCCTATCACacaaaaagataaagataaaattgataGCTGCATATCTAGTCTAAAGGGAGTTATACTGATATTACGTGGCATCATCGATTACGGTCTGGAACAATTACGCGTCAGCGCTGTAAAGCCTAGAGTCACTCCGTGGCTCGATGCGTTTTTATCTATAGATCATCATATCAATGAG GATGAATTATTAAGATATGAAACAGACGAGCCATTTGTGCAGACGTTAATAATGAATCTGGAAGGTTTGCTTCGAGGATTCAAAGATAGTTTAACAACTTCCAATTACGACGCGCTTGTTGGACTTTTAGCTGCGGAAGTTACAGCTCGTTTAGAAAAAGTGGTTTTGAAGTCGACTTTCAATCGG GCAGGAGGTTTGATATTGGACAAGGAAATAAGATCGTTAGCCAGTTATTTAGCTGCTGCTACATCTTGGTCGGTGAGAGATAAATTTGCTCGCTTAACGCAAATTGCTACCATCCTTAGCAtagaaaaagtagaagaatTGGCGGATTACTGCGGTGCAGATGCGATAGCGTGGCGGTTAACGCCGTCAGAAGTGCGGCGTATCGCTTCTTTACGAATAGATTTTCGACCTGAAGACATCAAAAGATTAAAACTGTGA